A stretch of the Nicotiana tabacum cultivar K326 chromosome 6, ASM71507v2, whole genome shotgun sequence genome encodes the following:
- the LOC107795494 gene encoding serine/threonine protein phosphatase 2A 55 kDa regulatory subunit B beta isoform isoform X4: MNGGDGGDVATAPAGPPPPLEWKFSQVFGERTAGEEVQEVDIISAIEFDKTGDHLATGDRGGRVVLFERTDTKEHIGSRRELERMDYPVSRHPEFRYKTEFQSHEPEFDYLKSLEIEEKINKIRWCQSPNGALFLLSTNDKTIKFWKVQEKKVKKLSDMTIDPPRAVGNGSVASSSVSSSPKQCLANGSNADRSFNCLSNDLSFPPGGISSLRLPVVTSNETSLVARCRRVYAHAHDYHINSISNNSDGETFISADDLRINLWNLEISNQSFNIVDVKPTNMEDLTEVITSAEFHPTHCNTLAYSSSKGSIRLIDLRQSALCDSHSKLFEEQEAPGSRSFFTEIIASISDIKFSKDGRYILSRDYMTLKLWDINMDSGPVSTFQVHEYLRPKLCDLYENDSIFDKFECCLSGDGLRVATGSYSNLFRVFGCAAGTTEATTLEASKNPMRQVQTPSRPSRSLSSSITRVVRRGSESPGVDANGNSFDFTTKLLHLAWHPTENSIACAAANSLYMYYA, translated from the exons ATGAACGGTGGTGATGGTGGAGATGTCGCGACAGCTCCGGCGGGTCCACCACCGCCGCTTGAGTGGAAATTCTCTCAGGTATTTGGTGAGCGTACGGCCGGCGAGGAAGTtcaggaag TTGATATCATCTCCGCAATTGAGTTCGATAAAACTGGTGACCATCTTGCTACTGGAGATCGTGGGGGTAGGGTGGTATTATTTGAAAGGACTGATACAAAAGAG CATATTGGTAGTCGAAGAGAGCTAGAGAGAATGGACTATCCTGTGAGTCGCCATCCAGAGTTCCGCTACAAGACAGAATTTCAAAGCCATGAACCTGAG TTTGATTATCTGAAGAGTTTGGAGATTGAGGAGAAAATCAACAAGATCCGTTggtgccaatcgcctaatggtgcACTCTTTCTTCTATCTACCAACGACAAAACCATAAAGTTTTGGAAG GTCCAAGAGAAGAAAGTTAAGAAGCTATCCGATATGACTATCGATCCTCCCAGGGCTGTTGGGAATGGCAGTGTGGCCAGTTCTAGTGTTTCTTCCAGTCCAAAGCAATGTCTTGCAAATGGGAGCAATGCAGATAGATCTTTCAATTGCTTGAGCAATGATTTGTCGTTTCCACCCGGGGGCATTTCCTCATTGCGTTTACCTGTG GTTACAAGTAATGAGACCAGCCTTGTTGCAAGGTGCAGAAGAGTGTATGCTCATGCACATGACTATCATATCAACTCTATTTCAAATAACAG TGATGGCGAAACATTTATATCGGCTGACGATCTTCGTATAAACCTGTGGAACTTGGAAATAAGCAATCAGAGTTTCAACATTGTTGATGTCAAGCCGACAAATATGGAAGATCTAACTG AGGTGATAACTTCAGCAGAATTTCATCCTACTCACTGTAACACTTTAGCTTATAGTAGTTCAAAAGGGTCAATTCGTCTCATAGATCTGCGGCAGTCAGCTTTATGCGACTCACATTCTAAATT GTTCGAGGAACAAGAAGCACCTGGTTCAAGATCTTTTTTCACCGAGATAATTGCTTCAATTTCAGATATTAAATTTTCCAAGGATGGAAGATACATACTCAGTCGTGACTATATGACCCTAAAG CTATGGGACATAAATATGGATTCTGGTCCAGTATCAACCTTCCAGGTTCATGAATATTTGAGACCAAAG CTATGTGATTTATATGAGAACGACTCCATTTTTGATAAGTTCGAGTGTTGCCTTAGTGGTGATGGGCTGCGAGTAGCAACTGGTTCTTATAG CAATCTTTTCCGTGTTTTTGGTTGTGCTGCGGGGACTACTGAAGCTACTACACTGGAAGCTAGCAAAAACCCCATGAG ACAAGTGCAGACCCCTTCAAGGCCTTCCAGGTCCCTGAGCAGTAGCATAACACGTGTAGTCAGGAGAG GATCAGAGAGTCCAGGGGTTGATGCAAATGGAAATTCATTTGATTTCACAACAAAGCTGCTCCATCTAGCATGGCATCCAACTGAAAATTCGATTGCCTGTGCCGCTGCAAACAGCTTGTATATGTACTACGCATAA
- the LOC107795494 gene encoding serine/threonine protein phosphatase 2A 55 kDa regulatory subunit B beta isoform isoform X5, with amino-acid sequence MNGGDGGDVATAPAGPPPPLEWKFSQVFGERTAGEEVQEVDIISAIEFDKTGDHLATGDRGGRVVLFERTDTKEHIGSRRELERMDYPVSRHPEFRYKTEFQSHEPEFDYLKSLEIEEKINKIRWCQSPNGALFLLSTNDKTIKFWKVTSNETSLVARCRRVYAHAHDYHINSISNNSDGETFISADDLRINLWNLEISNQSFNIVDVKPTNMEDLTEVITSAEFHPTHCNTLAYSSSKGSIRLIDLRQSALCDSHSKLFEEQEAPGSRSFFTEIIASISDIKFSKDGRYILSRDYMTLKLWDINMDSGPVSTFQVHEYLRPKLCDLYENDSIFDKFECCLSGDGLRVATGSYSNLFRVFGCAAGTTEATTLEASKNPMRRQVQTPSRPSRSLSSSITRVVRRGSESPGVDANGNSFDFTTKLLHLAWHPTENSIACAAANSLYMYYA; translated from the exons ATGAACGGTGGTGATGGTGGAGATGTCGCGACAGCTCCGGCGGGTCCACCACCGCCGCTTGAGTGGAAATTCTCTCAGGTATTTGGTGAGCGTACGGCCGGCGAGGAAGTtcaggaag TTGATATCATCTCCGCAATTGAGTTCGATAAAACTGGTGACCATCTTGCTACTGGAGATCGTGGGGGTAGGGTGGTATTATTTGAAAGGACTGATACAAAAGAG CATATTGGTAGTCGAAGAGAGCTAGAGAGAATGGACTATCCTGTGAGTCGCCATCCAGAGTTCCGCTACAAGACAGAATTTCAAAGCCATGAACCTGAG TTTGATTATCTGAAGAGTTTGGAGATTGAGGAGAAAATCAACAAGATCCGTTggtgccaatcgcctaatggtgcACTCTTTCTTCTATCTACCAACGACAAAACCATAAAGTTTTGGAAG GTTACAAGTAATGAGACCAGCCTTGTTGCAAGGTGCAGAAGAGTGTATGCTCATGCACATGACTATCATATCAACTCTATTTCAAATAACAG TGATGGCGAAACATTTATATCGGCTGACGATCTTCGTATAAACCTGTGGAACTTGGAAATAAGCAATCAGAGTTTCAACATTGTTGATGTCAAGCCGACAAATATGGAAGATCTAACTG AGGTGATAACTTCAGCAGAATTTCATCCTACTCACTGTAACACTTTAGCTTATAGTAGTTCAAAAGGGTCAATTCGTCTCATAGATCTGCGGCAGTCAGCTTTATGCGACTCACATTCTAAATT GTTCGAGGAACAAGAAGCACCTGGTTCAAGATCTTTTTTCACCGAGATAATTGCTTCAATTTCAGATATTAAATTTTCCAAGGATGGAAGATACATACTCAGTCGTGACTATATGACCCTAAAG CTATGGGACATAAATATGGATTCTGGTCCAGTATCAACCTTCCAGGTTCATGAATATTTGAGACCAAAG CTATGTGATTTATATGAGAACGACTCCATTTTTGATAAGTTCGAGTGTTGCCTTAGTGGTGATGGGCTGCGAGTAGCAACTGGTTCTTATAG CAATCTTTTCCGTGTTTTTGGTTGTGCTGCGGGGACTACTGAAGCTACTACACTGGAAGCTAGCAAAAACCCCATGAG AAGACAAGTGCAGACCCCTTCAAGGCCTTCCAGGTCCCTGAGCAGTAGCATAACACGTGTAGTCAGGAGAG GATCAGAGAGTCCAGGGGTTGATGCAAATGGAAATTCATTTGATTTCACAACAAAGCTGCTCCATCTAGCATGGCATCCAACTGAAAATTCGATTGCCTGTGCCGCTGCAAACAGCTTGTATATGTACTACGCATAA
- the LOC107795487 gene encoding uncharacterized protein LOC107795487: MALLQKASTATSRPVLISYIRSAIHTTTPSHTASSSTPPAEVGSSRPPATKTSTSPALPKAVEYVISKVDDLMNWARRGSIWPMTFGLACCAVEMMHTGASRYDLDRFGIIFRPSPRQSDCMIVAGTLTNKMAPALRRVYDQMPEPRWVISMGSCANGGGYYHYSYSVVRGCDRIVPVDIYVPGCPPTAEALLYGILQLQKKINRRKDFLHWWTK; encoded by the exons ATGGCTCTTTTGCAGAAAGCGTCAACAGCAACTTCTCGTCCTGTTTTAATCTCCTACATAAGATCAGCTATTCACACCACCACGCCATCTCACACGGCTTCATCCTCAACGCCGCCGGCGGAAGTCGGGAGTTCACGGCCACCGGCGACAAAAACGTCGACGTCGCCGGCGCTACCTAAAGCTGTAGAATATGTGATTTCTAAGGTAGATGACTTGATGAATTGGGCCCGACGTGGCTCCATATGGCCCATGACTTTCGGCCTGGCTTGTTGCGCTGTTGAGATGATGCATACCGGTGCGTCCAGgtatgatttggatcggttcgGTATCATATTCCGACCCAGCCCGAGACAGTCCGATTGCATGATTGTTGCTGGTACACTTACCAATAAAATGGCCCCTGCCCTGCGAAG GGTGTATGATCAGATGCCAGAACCGAGGTGGGTAATATCGATGGGGAGCTGTGCGAATGGAGGTGGTTATTACCATTACTCTTACTCGGTAGTGAGGGGCTGCGATAGGATAGTTCCAGTTGATATTTACGTACCAGGTTGTCCTCCGACAGCAGAGGCATTGCTCTATGGTATACTGCAGCTTCAGAAG
- the LOC107795494 gene encoding serine/threonine protein phosphatase 2A 55 kDa regulatory subunit B beta isoform isoform X1: MNGGDGGDVATAPAGPPPPLEWKFSQVFGERTAGEEVQEVDIISAIEFDKTGDHLATGDRGGRVVLFERTDTKEHIGSRRELERMDYPVSRHPEFRYKTEFQSHEPEFDYLKSLEIEEKINKIRWCQSPNGALFLLSTNDKTIKFWKVQEKKVKKLSDMTIDPPRAVGNGSVASSSVSSSPKQCLANGSNADRSFNCLSNDLSFPPGGISSLRLPVVVTSNETSLVARCRRVYAHAHDYHINSISNNSDGETFISADDLRINLWNLEISNQSFNIVDVKPTNMEDLTEVITSAEFHPTHCNTLAYSSSKGSIRLIDLRQSALCDSHSKLFEEQEAPGSRSFFTEIIASISDIKFSKDGRYILSRDYMTLKLWDINMDSGPVSTFQVHEYLRPKLCDLYENDSIFDKFECCLSGDGLRVATGSYSNLFRVFGCAAGTTEATTLEASKNPMRRQVQTPSRPSRSLSSSITRVVRRGSESPGVDANGNSFDFTTKLLHLAWHPTENSIACAAANSLYMYYA, translated from the exons ATGAACGGTGGTGATGGTGGAGATGTCGCGACAGCTCCGGCGGGTCCACCACCGCCGCTTGAGTGGAAATTCTCTCAGGTATTTGGTGAGCGTACGGCCGGCGAGGAAGTtcaggaag TTGATATCATCTCCGCAATTGAGTTCGATAAAACTGGTGACCATCTTGCTACTGGAGATCGTGGGGGTAGGGTGGTATTATTTGAAAGGACTGATACAAAAGAG CATATTGGTAGTCGAAGAGAGCTAGAGAGAATGGACTATCCTGTGAGTCGCCATCCAGAGTTCCGCTACAAGACAGAATTTCAAAGCCATGAACCTGAG TTTGATTATCTGAAGAGTTTGGAGATTGAGGAGAAAATCAACAAGATCCGTTggtgccaatcgcctaatggtgcACTCTTTCTTCTATCTACCAACGACAAAACCATAAAGTTTTGGAAG GTCCAAGAGAAGAAAGTTAAGAAGCTATCCGATATGACTATCGATCCTCCCAGGGCTGTTGGGAATGGCAGTGTGGCCAGTTCTAGTGTTTCTTCCAGTCCAAAGCAATGTCTTGCAAATGGGAGCAATGCAGATAGATCTTTCAATTGCTTGAGCAATGATTTGTCGTTTCCACCCGGGGGCATTTCCTCATTGCGTTTACCTGTGGTA GTTACAAGTAATGAGACCAGCCTTGTTGCAAGGTGCAGAAGAGTGTATGCTCATGCACATGACTATCATATCAACTCTATTTCAAATAACAG TGATGGCGAAACATTTATATCGGCTGACGATCTTCGTATAAACCTGTGGAACTTGGAAATAAGCAATCAGAGTTTCAACATTGTTGATGTCAAGCCGACAAATATGGAAGATCTAACTG AGGTGATAACTTCAGCAGAATTTCATCCTACTCACTGTAACACTTTAGCTTATAGTAGTTCAAAAGGGTCAATTCGTCTCATAGATCTGCGGCAGTCAGCTTTATGCGACTCACATTCTAAATT GTTCGAGGAACAAGAAGCACCTGGTTCAAGATCTTTTTTCACCGAGATAATTGCTTCAATTTCAGATATTAAATTTTCCAAGGATGGAAGATACATACTCAGTCGTGACTATATGACCCTAAAG CTATGGGACATAAATATGGATTCTGGTCCAGTATCAACCTTCCAGGTTCATGAATATTTGAGACCAAAG CTATGTGATTTATATGAGAACGACTCCATTTTTGATAAGTTCGAGTGTTGCCTTAGTGGTGATGGGCTGCGAGTAGCAACTGGTTCTTATAG CAATCTTTTCCGTGTTTTTGGTTGTGCTGCGGGGACTACTGAAGCTACTACACTGGAAGCTAGCAAAAACCCCATGAG AAGACAAGTGCAGACCCCTTCAAGGCCTTCCAGGTCCCTGAGCAGTAGCATAACACGTGTAGTCAGGAGAG GATCAGAGAGTCCAGGGGTTGATGCAAATGGAAATTCATTTGATTTCACAACAAAGCTGCTCCATCTAGCATGGCATCCAACTGAAAATTCGATTGCCTGTGCCGCTGCAAACAGCTTGTATATGTACTACGCATAA
- the LOC107795494 gene encoding serine/threonine protein phosphatase 2A 55 kDa regulatory subunit B beta isoform isoform X3 — MNGGDGGDVATAPAGPPPPLEWKFSQVFGERTAGEEVQEVDIISAIEFDKTGDHLATGDRGGRVVLFERTDTKEHIGSRRELERMDYPVSRHPEFRYKTEFQSHEPEFDYLKSLEIEEKINKIRWCQSPNGALFLLSTNDKTIKFWKVQEKKVKKLSDMTIDPPRAVGNGSVASSSVSSSPKQCLANGSNADRSFNCLSNDLSFPPGGISSLRLPVVVTSNETSLVARCRRVYAHAHDYHINSISNNSDGETFISADDLRINLWNLEISNQSFNIVDVKPTNMEDLTEVITSAEFHPTHCNTLAYSSSKGSIRLIDLRQSALCDSHSKLFEEQEAPGSRSFFTEIIASISDIKFSKDGRYILSRDYMTLKLWDINMDSGPVSTFQVHEYLRPKLCDLYENDSIFDKFECCLSGDGLRVATGSYSNLFRVFGCAAGTTEATTLEASKNPMRQVQTPSRPSRSLSSSITRVVRRGSESPGVDANGNSFDFTTKLLHLAWHPTENSIACAAANSLYMYYA; from the exons ATGAACGGTGGTGATGGTGGAGATGTCGCGACAGCTCCGGCGGGTCCACCACCGCCGCTTGAGTGGAAATTCTCTCAGGTATTTGGTGAGCGTACGGCCGGCGAGGAAGTtcaggaag TTGATATCATCTCCGCAATTGAGTTCGATAAAACTGGTGACCATCTTGCTACTGGAGATCGTGGGGGTAGGGTGGTATTATTTGAAAGGACTGATACAAAAGAG CATATTGGTAGTCGAAGAGAGCTAGAGAGAATGGACTATCCTGTGAGTCGCCATCCAGAGTTCCGCTACAAGACAGAATTTCAAAGCCATGAACCTGAG TTTGATTATCTGAAGAGTTTGGAGATTGAGGAGAAAATCAACAAGATCCGTTggtgccaatcgcctaatggtgcACTCTTTCTTCTATCTACCAACGACAAAACCATAAAGTTTTGGAAG GTCCAAGAGAAGAAAGTTAAGAAGCTATCCGATATGACTATCGATCCTCCCAGGGCTGTTGGGAATGGCAGTGTGGCCAGTTCTAGTGTTTCTTCCAGTCCAAAGCAATGTCTTGCAAATGGGAGCAATGCAGATAGATCTTTCAATTGCTTGAGCAATGATTTGTCGTTTCCACCCGGGGGCATTTCCTCATTGCGTTTACCTGTGGTA GTTACAAGTAATGAGACCAGCCTTGTTGCAAGGTGCAGAAGAGTGTATGCTCATGCACATGACTATCATATCAACTCTATTTCAAATAACAG TGATGGCGAAACATTTATATCGGCTGACGATCTTCGTATAAACCTGTGGAACTTGGAAATAAGCAATCAGAGTTTCAACATTGTTGATGTCAAGCCGACAAATATGGAAGATCTAACTG AGGTGATAACTTCAGCAGAATTTCATCCTACTCACTGTAACACTTTAGCTTATAGTAGTTCAAAAGGGTCAATTCGTCTCATAGATCTGCGGCAGTCAGCTTTATGCGACTCACATTCTAAATT GTTCGAGGAACAAGAAGCACCTGGTTCAAGATCTTTTTTCACCGAGATAATTGCTTCAATTTCAGATATTAAATTTTCCAAGGATGGAAGATACATACTCAGTCGTGACTATATGACCCTAAAG CTATGGGACATAAATATGGATTCTGGTCCAGTATCAACCTTCCAGGTTCATGAATATTTGAGACCAAAG CTATGTGATTTATATGAGAACGACTCCATTTTTGATAAGTTCGAGTGTTGCCTTAGTGGTGATGGGCTGCGAGTAGCAACTGGTTCTTATAG CAATCTTTTCCGTGTTTTTGGTTGTGCTGCGGGGACTACTGAAGCTACTACACTGGAAGCTAGCAAAAACCCCATGAG ACAAGTGCAGACCCCTTCAAGGCCTTCCAGGTCCCTGAGCAGTAGCATAACACGTGTAGTCAGGAGAG GATCAGAGAGTCCAGGGGTTGATGCAAATGGAAATTCATTTGATTTCACAACAAAGCTGCTCCATCTAGCATGGCATCCAACTGAAAATTCGATTGCCTGTGCCGCTGCAAACAGCTTGTATATGTACTACGCATAA
- the LOC107795494 gene encoding serine/threonine protein phosphatase 2A 55 kDa regulatory subunit B beta isoform isoform X2: MNGGDGGDVATAPAGPPPPLEWKFSQVFGERTAGEEVQEVDIISAIEFDKTGDHLATGDRGGRVVLFERTDTKEHIGSRRELERMDYPVSRHPEFRYKTEFQSHEPEFDYLKSLEIEEKINKIRWCQSPNGALFLLSTNDKTIKFWKVQEKKVKKLSDMTIDPPRAVGNGSVASSSVSSSPKQCLANGSNADRSFNCLSNDLSFPPGGISSLRLPVVTSNETSLVARCRRVYAHAHDYHINSISNNSDGETFISADDLRINLWNLEISNQSFNIVDVKPTNMEDLTEVITSAEFHPTHCNTLAYSSSKGSIRLIDLRQSALCDSHSKLFEEQEAPGSRSFFTEIIASISDIKFSKDGRYILSRDYMTLKLWDINMDSGPVSTFQVHEYLRPKLCDLYENDSIFDKFECCLSGDGLRVATGSYSNLFRVFGCAAGTTEATTLEASKNPMRRQVQTPSRPSRSLSSSITRVVRRGSESPGVDANGNSFDFTTKLLHLAWHPTENSIACAAANSLYMYYA, from the exons ATGAACGGTGGTGATGGTGGAGATGTCGCGACAGCTCCGGCGGGTCCACCACCGCCGCTTGAGTGGAAATTCTCTCAGGTATTTGGTGAGCGTACGGCCGGCGAGGAAGTtcaggaag TTGATATCATCTCCGCAATTGAGTTCGATAAAACTGGTGACCATCTTGCTACTGGAGATCGTGGGGGTAGGGTGGTATTATTTGAAAGGACTGATACAAAAGAG CATATTGGTAGTCGAAGAGAGCTAGAGAGAATGGACTATCCTGTGAGTCGCCATCCAGAGTTCCGCTACAAGACAGAATTTCAAAGCCATGAACCTGAG TTTGATTATCTGAAGAGTTTGGAGATTGAGGAGAAAATCAACAAGATCCGTTggtgccaatcgcctaatggtgcACTCTTTCTTCTATCTACCAACGACAAAACCATAAAGTTTTGGAAG GTCCAAGAGAAGAAAGTTAAGAAGCTATCCGATATGACTATCGATCCTCCCAGGGCTGTTGGGAATGGCAGTGTGGCCAGTTCTAGTGTTTCTTCCAGTCCAAAGCAATGTCTTGCAAATGGGAGCAATGCAGATAGATCTTTCAATTGCTTGAGCAATGATTTGTCGTTTCCACCCGGGGGCATTTCCTCATTGCGTTTACCTGTG GTTACAAGTAATGAGACCAGCCTTGTTGCAAGGTGCAGAAGAGTGTATGCTCATGCACATGACTATCATATCAACTCTATTTCAAATAACAG TGATGGCGAAACATTTATATCGGCTGACGATCTTCGTATAAACCTGTGGAACTTGGAAATAAGCAATCAGAGTTTCAACATTGTTGATGTCAAGCCGACAAATATGGAAGATCTAACTG AGGTGATAACTTCAGCAGAATTTCATCCTACTCACTGTAACACTTTAGCTTATAGTAGTTCAAAAGGGTCAATTCGTCTCATAGATCTGCGGCAGTCAGCTTTATGCGACTCACATTCTAAATT GTTCGAGGAACAAGAAGCACCTGGTTCAAGATCTTTTTTCACCGAGATAATTGCTTCAATTTCAGATATTAAATTTTCCAAGGATGGAAGATACATACTCAGTCGTGACTATATGACCCTAAAG CTATGGGACATAAATATGGATTCTGGTCCAGTATCAACCTTCCAGGTTCATGAATATTTGAGACCAAAG CTATGTGATTTATATGAGAACGACTCCATTTTTGATAAGTTCGAGTGTTGCCTTAGTGGTGATGGGCTGCGAGTAGCAACTGGTTCTTATAG CAATCTTTTCCGTGTTTTTGGTTGTGCTGCGGGGACTACTGAAGCTACTACACTGGAAGCTAGCAAAAACCCCATGAG AAGACAAGTGCAGACCCCTTCAAGGCCTTCCAGGTCCCTGAGCAGTAGCATAACACGTGTAGTCAGGAGAG GATCAGAGAGTCCAGGGGTTGATGCAAATGGAAATTCATTTGATTTCACAACAAAGCTGCTCCATCTAGCATGGCATCCAACTGAAAATTCGATTGCCTGTGCCGCTGCAAACAGCTTGTATATGTACTACGCATAA